In Melitaea cinxia chromosome 4, ilMelCinx1.1, whole genome shotgun sequence, a single genomic region encodes these proteins:
- the LOC123670500 gene encoding uncharacterized protein LOC123670500 isoform X2, with the protein MSNALAPRSAFEAAATYVAGLGIVELIAVTETNHKINVSTRSHTLPATSAGSQATSSPPAQKGLTIRRRNKSLLEAKKSTRARRLFEINEYTRGRLIYQNGRDGSHLI; encoded by the exons ATGTCAAACGCCCTCGCGCCACGTTCAGCTTTCGAGGCAGCTGCAACATATGTGGCAGGATTGGGCATCGTGGAGCTGATTGCCGTGACAGAAACAAACCACAAGATAAACGTGTCAACCAGAAGCCACACCCTACCTGCTACGTCTGCGGGGAGCCAGGCCACGTCGTCTCCACCTGCCCAAAAAGGATTGACAATACGAAGAAGGAACAAGTCGCTACTGGAAGCAAAGAAGTCAACGCGTGCTCGAAGATTGTTCGAG ATTAATGAATACACTCGAGGACGACTGATTTATCAGAATGGCCGTGACGGCAGCCACCTTATTTAA
- the LOC123670500 gene encoding uncharacterized protein LOC123670500 isoform X1 translates to MSNALAPRSAFEAAATYVAGLGIVELIAVTETNHKINVSTRSHTLPATSAGSQATSSPPAQKGLTIRRRNKSLLEAKKSTRARRLFEVLWTVVINEYTRGRLIYQNGRDGSHLI, encoded by the exons ATGTCAAACGCCCTCGCGCCACGTTCAGCTTTCGAGGCAGCTGCAACATATGTGGCAGGATTGGGCATCGTGGAGCTGATTGCCGTGACAGAAACAAACCACAAGATAAACGTGTCAACCAGAAGCCACACCCTACCTGCTACGTCTGCGGGGAGCCAGGCCACGTCGTCTCCACCTGCCCAAAAAGGATTGACAATACGAAGAAGGAACAAGTCGCTACTGGAAGCAAAGAAGTCAACGCGTGCTCGAAGATTGTTCGAGGTATTATGGACTGTAGTG ATTAATGAATACACTCGAGGACGACTGATTTATCAGAATGGCCGTGACGGCAGCCACCTTATTTAA